In the genome of Elephas maximus indicus isolate mEleMax1 chromosome 6, mEleMax1 primary haplotype, whole genome shotgun sequence, one region contains:
- the EN1 gene encoding homeobox protein engrailed-1, which produces MEEQQPEPKSQRDSGLGAAAAAAAAPGGLSLSLSPGASGSSCSDGDSVPVSPQPAPPSPPGAPCLPPLAHHPHLPPHPPPPPPPPQHLAAPAQQPQPAAQLHRTTNFFIDNILRPDFGCKKEQPPPPQLLVAAVAGGGAAGGGRVERDRGQTGTGRDPVHPLGTRASGASSLLCAPDANCGPPDGSPPAAATGAGASKAGNPSAAAAAAAAAAAAAAAAVAAAAAAKPSDGGGGSGGGAGSPGAQGAKYPEHGNPAILLMGSANGGPVVKTDSQQPLVWPAWVYCTRYSDRPSSGPRTRKLKKKKNEKEDKRPRTAFTAEQLQRLKAEFQANRYITEQRRQTLAQELSLNESQIKIWFQNKRAKIKKATGIKNGLALHLMAQGLYNHSTTTVQDKDESE; this is translated from the exons ATGGAAGAACAGCAGCCGGAACCTAAAAGTCAGCGCGACTCAGGCCtcggcgcggcggcggcggcggcggcggcaccgGGCGGCCTCAGCCTGAGCCTCAGCCCGGGCGCCAGCGGCAGCAGCTGCAGCGATGGAGACAGCGTGCCGGTGTCCCCGCAGCCCGCGCCTCCTTCGCCTCCTGGGGCGCCGTGCCTGCCGCCCCTGGCCCACCACCCTCATCTCCCCCcgcaccccccgcccccgccgccgccgccgcagcaTCTCGCGGCGCCTGCTCAGCAGCCGCAGCCCGCGGCCCAGCTGCACCGCACCACCAACTTTTTCATCGACAACATCCTGAGGCCAGACTTCGGCTGCAAAAAGgagcagccgccgccgccgcagctCCTGGTGGCGGCGGTGGCAGGAGGAGGCGCAGCAGGAGGAGGCCGGGTTGAGCGCGACAGAGGCCAGACCGGCACAGGTAGAGACCCTGTCCACCCGCTGGGCACGCGGGCGTCAGGCGCTTCCTCGCTCCTGTGTGCTCCGGACGCGAACTGTGGCCCGCCCGACGGCTCCCCGCCCGCAGCTGCCACTGGCGCGGGCGCGTCTAAAGCTGGGAACCCGTCTGCTgctgcagcggcggcggcggctgcggcggcggcggcggcagcggccgtggcggcggcagcagcggcCAAGCCCTCGGATGGCGGCGGCGGCAGTGGAGGTGGTGCCGGGAGCCCGGGCGCGCAGGGCGCCAAATACCCGGAGCACGGCAACCCGGCCATCCTGCTTATGGGCTCAGCCAACGGCGGGCCCGTGGTCAAAACTGACTCGCAGCAGCCCCTAGTCTGGCCCGCCTGGGTCTACTGCACGCGGTATTCGGATCGCCCGTCCTCCG GTCCGCGCACCAGGaagctgaagaagaagaagaacgagAAGGAGGACAAGCGGCCCCGGACGGCGTTCACGGCTGAGCAGCTGCAGAGACTCAAGGCGGAATTCCAGGCGAACCGCTACATCACCGAGCAGCGGCGGCAGACCCTGGCCCAGGAGCTCAGCCTCAACGAGTCCCAGATCAAGATCTGGTTCCAGAACAAGCGGGCCAAGATCAAGAAAGCCACCGGCATCAAGAACGGCCTGGCGCTGCACCTCATGGCGCAGGGACTGTacaaccactccaccaccaccgTCCAGGACAAAGACGAGAGCGAGTAG